The following nucleotide sequence is from Gymnodinialimonas phycosphaerae.
CCGGCCGTCGCGGAATATGAGCCCAACCTCGGGCCTGATATCGGGTGTCTCGCGGTGATGAAAGATCACGGCTTCATCCGCGACCCCGGCGGCTATGTCGCTGCTTTGGCCGAAGAATTTCAGGCCCTTGGTGGCCAGTGGCGGCAATCCAATGTCCATGATTTTGCCTATACCGGCGACAAGGTCACGGCGATCGAGACCTCTACCGGCCCGATCCCGTGTTCCGAGGTCGTGCTGGCGACGGGCGTTTGGTCAAAGCCGCTGATGAAGCGCCTTGGCTTGACCATCCCGCTCGAGACGGAACGCGGCTACCACATCGTCTACAAGAATGCCCGGAACGCGCCAAAGGTGCCGATCATGGTGGCGTCCGGAAAGTTCGTTGCCACGCCCATGGCCGAGGGCCTGCGCTGCGCGGGTGTAGTGGAATTCGGCGGGTTGGAGGCGGGGCCGTCAAAGGCTCCGTTTGCGCTTCTCCGCAAACAAGTGAAACAGGCGTTTCCGACGCTACAAGCGACCGAAGAAGTCGAATGGCAAGGTCACCGTCCCGCGCCCTCGGACAGCCTGCCGCTGATTGGGCAGGTACGCAACACTGGCGTCTATGTCGGTTTCGGGCACCACCATATCGGGCTGACGGGTGGCCCCAAAACGGGCCGTCTGATCGCACAACTGATGACGGGGCAGCGTCCAAACATGGACATGACCCCGTATGATCCGGCACGCTTCGCTCGGTGAACAGATAACAAGACCAAGAAACTGACCCATTCAACAAGGAGAACTACCCATGAAAATCACCCACATCGCGGTCTGCATGGCAGCCGCCACAGTTGCCTTCCCGGCTGCCGCCGAGACCTGGGATATGCCGATGGCGTACTCCGGTTCCAACTTCCATTCCGTCACGGGGGCCGAGTTTGCCCAATGCGTGACCACCGGCACCGGCGGCGATATCGAGATCGTCACCCACCCCGGCGGTTCGCTGTTTGCGGGCGCGGACATCAAGCGCGCGATCCAGACCGGTCAGGTCCAGATCGGCGAACGTCTGCTGTCGGGTCACCAAAACGAAGACGCGCTGTTCGGGTTTGATTCCATCCCCTTCCTCGTCGGCTCTTTTGACGAGCACGACATGCTGTGGCAGGCAGCGGAAGGCCCGATCCGCGAGCTTCTGGAAAGCCAGAACCTGCACCTGCTCTATTCCGTACCGTGGCCGCCCCAGGGCCTCTACTTCAACCAGGAAGTGAACTCGGTCGCAGATATGGAGGGCATTCGCTTCCGCTCCTACAACAATGCGACCAACCGTTTGGCGGAACTGACGGGCATGTTGCCGGTGACGATCGAGGCCGCTGAAATCAGCCAGGCCTTCGCGACGGGTGTCGCGTCGTCGATGGTTTCGT
It contains:
- a CDS encoding NAD(P)/FAD-dependent oxidoreductase — protein: MSAEHPIVVIGAGIVGVSTAIWLKRAGREVTLVDRSAPGQGTSYGNAGVIANCSVVPVTTPGLIRKGPKLALDPNFPLFLRWSYMPKLLPWLVKYLGNANDADTRRIARGLTDIVGDGVEQHGALSGGTRAADWMAHSDYTFAYTDRAAFEADAYVWELRRDAGFVPELIEGPAVAEYEPNLGPDIGCLAVMKDHGFIRDPGGYVAALAEEFQALGGQWRQSNVHDFAYTGDKVTAIETSTGPIPCSEVVLATGVWSKPLMKRLGLTIPLETERGYHIVYKNARNAPKVPIMVASGKFVATPMAEGLRCAGVVEFGGLEAGPSKAPFALLRKQVKQAFPTLQATEEVEWQGHRPAPSDSLPLIGQVRNTGVYVGFGHHHIGLTGGPKTGRLIAQLMTGQRPNMDMTPYDPARFAR
- a CDS encoding TRAP transporter substrate-binding protein; this translates as MKITHIAVCMAAATVAFPAAAETWDMPMAYSGSNFHSVTGAEFAQCVTTGTGGDIEIVTHPGGSLFAGADIKRAIQTGQVQIGERLLSGHQNEDALFGFDSIPFLVGSFDEHDMLWQAAEGPIRELLESQNLHLLYSVPWPPQGLYFNQEVNSVADMEGIRFRSYNNATNRLAELTGMLPVTIEAAEISQAFATGVASSMVSSGATGYDRRVWESLSHFYEVDAWLPRNYIMVNAEVWEGTSEANQNVINGCAELAEYAGTWRAREYTGFTLAGLAAGGMTVEPAGEQLMEELRAIGETMTAEWLEAAGEEGQAIIDAYREAAAATAE